GACGCGTAAATAAAGTCCATGAATCTagaaaaagccaaaacgactaataatttgttGCAAGTGGTGTGGTGCTCTACGTTATCCTATTGTGGGATCAAATTAAAATACGTTTCCATGTGGGGCATCTTTGATGTAATCCTGTTGTGCAAATTGTCGCTGCCGATTTTTGTCCTGATCAGAGAGAGGACTTGTTCTCGAGCTGGATGGGTAGGCCGTGCAGCGGCGACGGCATGGGGTCTCTCGCGAAGGTGTCTTCCTTGCAGCAGAGCTTCCACCGGAACCGCCTGACCAGGTGGTGCATCGTCACCAGCGTCTCGATCCTAGCGAACTTCATGCCGACGCAGATTCTCGGGCCGCCGCCGAAAGCCACGAACGAGCATggtggcgccgtcgccgccgactgGTTCTTGAACCTGGACGGATCGAATTTAGACGGCTCGTGGAAGATAGCCGGGTTCATGTGCGTCACGCTCGCCGCCCAGAACACCTGCCATCCTTTGGGGATGAGGTAGCCGTCGAACTCGACGTCCTCCAGGGCTCGCCGGAAGCTGCCGAAGATGGGAGGCACCAAGCGGAGGGTCTCCAGCGCTACGCGCCACGTGAATTTCATCTTCGCCAGGTCGTCCCATGTCAGGGCCTCGCCGTCGTCCTTGTTCTTTGCGATCTCGTCGTGctctgcgccgccaccggcagCCATGGCGTGGTCAGAGTTAGTTCAAAGCATAGTGAAGGAGTGGAATGATGCGTTCTAGTTGGGTTTCTTACCTTGGACCATGGCGGCGAGGGTGTCCGGGTCGTTGGCGAGGTGGCGGACCATGAACGTCATGAGGATGGACGAGGTGTCATGGCCGGCGACGAGGGCCACCACGGAGCTATCCACGATCTCCTCCTCGCTCAGCTGCGTCGCGCCGGCGTCGTCGGTCAAGCTGAGCAGGCACGCGATGAGGTCGCTGCTCCGGGAGGCTTCGCCCCGCTCCAGCTTGGCCTTGGTCTCCCGCGT
This portion of the Panicum virgatum strain AP13 chromosome 2N, P.virgatum_v5, whole genome shotgun sequence genome encodes:
- the LOC120661527 gene encoding taxadiene 5-alpha hydroxylase-like — translated: MDLALLLALMAIAFPVLLHLLTRANKTRPGTAKLPPGSLGLPVIGQSLGLLRAMRANTAERWVQDRVDRYGPVSKLSLFGAPAVLLTGPAANKFVFFSGALALQQPRSTQRILGERSILELTGADHKRIRGALLEFLKPDMLRLYVGKIDGEVRRHLDENWAGRATVTVMPLMKRLTFDIISLLLFGLERGAVRDALAGDFKHVMDGIWAVPVDLPFTAFRRSLKASASARRVIAGITRETKAKLERGEASRSSDLIACLLSLTDDAGATQLSEEEIVDSSVVALVAGHDTSSILMTFMVRHLANDPDTLAAMVQEHDEIAKNKDDGEALTWDDLAKMKFTWRVALETLRLVPPIFGSFRRALEDVEFDGYLIPKGWQVFWAASVTHMNPAIFHEPSKFDPSRFKNQSAATAPPCSFVAFGGGPRICVGMKFARIETLVTMHHLVRRFRWKLCCKEDTFARDPMPSPLHGLPIQLENKSSL